A window of Thermodesulfobacteriota bacterium genomic DNA:
TCGTATCCGTCCGGTTAGTGGCTATCGCGGTTTTAAAAGCAGGTCTCAGCTTTTGGAGCAACGGTTTAAGGCAGGGCTCTATTTCCATAAACTTGAGAAACGGAATATAGCTTAATCTTTTTCGATAGGTCTGGGCGGATTCAAGCGTGGTTTTATCTTCAAACAGATAGGCAAGGGATTGGTCCACCGTGTGCATCTGGGTGAAAACAAACTGTTCCTTGGTCATGGCAGGCAGGTCAAAATGGTTAAGCACCTGGTTATAATAAGCCATGTTGGCCTTTTTTGTATCGAAAAGGACCCCGTCACAGTCAAAGGCCACAACTTTAATTTTTTCCATCTATGTCTGTGTATTACTTTTTGATCCGATGTCGGTAATATTGCCTTGCACCCGAATGATTATCTCCGGCAAAGGTCTTCTGTTGGTTTTCAGGTAAATGATGTCGTAATATCGACCTTTCTGCTTCTTCAGATTTTCAACATACAACAGGTAGTTTTCCCCGCCCGAATGCTTCACCGGTTTAAGCTCATAGCGTATATTTTTCCCCACCTTAGCCCTGGCATGAATGATTTTAAAGGGATATTTTCTATTGGGAGCTATGTTAATGGTGTGCTTTATCTGTTCCCCCACACGGCCCTGAAGCTTGACCATGCTCGGTGACAGGGTAAAGAATTTATCAACTCTCCCGGCAATGACCAGGCTGGTGATTGGTCTTCGTTTATCATTTGTTTGCACCGATATGGTTTTGCTCAGTCTTCTTCCCCCATATCCGTATGTATTTACTTTAATATAAATCTTTCCCTCGCCGCCGGCAGGGATCTGTCTCGGGTAAGAGACAGTGGAACACCCTCACCCGGTTCTTATTTTATTTATATGCAGGGTTCCGTCGCCTTTGTTTTGCACAATGAACGGATGCCTTACCACAATTCCTTCTGCAACCGGTGAAAACTCGTACTTTGCTGAGGGGAAAAATACAGACGGCCCTTTAGGCGATGTGTCTGTAGCCTGTTTGCCTCCTGCTCCGAAAGAAAACGGTATTAAAATGAAAAAAAGAATACATGCTGATAAAAACGTCTTTGGTTTCATAAAAACTCCTGAAAAAGATCCCGCCAAGCGGTATCATCTAAATTTTTATATGTGGATAAGTTAAGTGAGGGATCTGGGAGTTTTCAATCTCCACTCAGTTCGTTCGGGGAAGCGCCCCGATCCCTCAACTAGTTGTAAAAGCCAAATTTAATACAATAATCTTCAATCGTCAACTGAAAACAGTCAACCGGCCAGTTCCACCCGTTCCACCTTTTTTGTTTTCGTATTTACCAGGCAAAATCCGGGGCTGCCCTCTTTCCCCATAATTTCACCCGGATTTAGCAGAATGGTCTGTCCGATATTTTTCAGTAAATACTCATGAGAGTGTCCGAAACATACCATTTGGTATTTTCCGCCTGCGGCCAGGCCTTCGGCCACCATTCCCTGATGGGTGAATCCGATGGTAAATTCGTCTATATCCACCTGGCCGATGATCCCATGAAGAGTAATGTGGGAAAACACGGTTAAAGAAAATTTCGTTAACAGGTACTGGTCTCCATCATTATTGCCAAAAACCCCGTGAACCGGCACACCTGCTCCTTCCAGCTCCTTTAGCATGAACGGAGCCACAAAATCACCGCAGTGGATAATCATCCCGGCATCCCTCTCCTTTATAAAACCCAGGGCCTTTTGCAAATTCCATATATGATCATGGCTGTCACTCATTACTGCAATAAGCATATTTTCCTCACTTTCAATTCATTGAAGGATCCGAAATTTAAACCATATATTAAAATATCCTTCACCCCGCAACTCGCAACCCGCAACTCGCAACTCGCAACCCGCAACCCGTAACCCGACCGTCACATCATAAAAACCGGGTCCACGTCAACCACCACCTTGACGTAACGGTTCCTGAACTGGGCACTATTGTTAAGCAACACCCTGAGGATAAACTGGTGAAGCGGTTTCGCCCCCATACCCTTTAACAGGATCTGCCACCGGTACCTCCGGGCGATTCTTGGAATAGAAGCTTCAATGGGGCCCAATATTTCAACGGATTTTAAAAAAGAGGGATGATCGGCCTGCACGTTTCGGCAAAGATCCCCCAGGACCTGGGCATGCTGTCGGGTTTGTTGTGGATTCTTCCCTGAAATTTTAAGCTGGACCATCCTGGAAAATGGGGGGTAATTCAGCGCCTGTCTGAAGCCGATTTCAGTTTGGTAAAAGGCCTTAAAGTCCTGATTCCTTGCGGCAATAATACTGAAGTGCTCCGGGTTATAGGTCTGTAAAATCACCTTGCCCGGAACGTCTCCCCTGCCCGCCCTTCCTGCC
This region includes:
- a CDS encoding HAD family hydrolase, yielding MEKIKVVAFDCDGVLFDTKKANMAYYNQVLNHFDLPAMTKEQFVFTQMHTVDQSLAYLFEDKTTLESAQTYRKRLSYIPFLKFMEIEPCLKPLLQKLRPAFKTAIATNRTDTMDRVLVEHDLTEFFDLVVTASDVKRPKPHPEPLVKIIEHFSVRPQQMIYVGDSKLDESAANAAGVVMVAYNNRSLSADFHIDSLKQLEDVLCLSNSDKAAAKR
- a CDS encoding DUF1573 domain-containing protein; protein product: MKPKTFLSACILFFILIPFSFGAGGKQATDTSPKGPSVFFPSAKYEFSPVAEGIVVRHPFIVQNKGDGTLHINKIRTGUGCSTVSYPRQIPAGGEGKIYIKVNTYGYGGRRLSKTISVQTNDKRRPITSLVIAGRVDKFFTLSPSMVKLQGRVGEQIKHTINIAPNRKYPFKIIHARAKVGKNIRYELKPVKHSGGENYLLYVENLKKQKGRYYDIIYLKTNRRPLPEIIIRVQGNITDIGSKSNTQT
- a CDS encoding YfcE family phosphodiesterase, with amino-acid sequence MLIAVMSDSHDHIWNLQKALGFIKERDAGMIIHCGDFVAPFMLKELEGAGVPVHGVFGNNDGDQYLLTKFSLTVFSHITLHGIIGQVDIDEFTIGFTHQGMVAEGLAAGGKYQMVCFGHSHEYLLKNIGQTILLNPGEIMGKEGSPGFCLVNTKTKKVERVELAG